CCATCCGTGCCGAATAACTTCTTACTCGCCATCTTGCGGCCTTTTTGCTACCATAACCCTGCTTGGGCGGATGACACGACCGCGCATCGTATAACCCTTTTCAGCTTCATTAACTACAGTGTTGTCGGGCAGGTCAGGATTATCAACGCGCATGATCGCATCATGAAAGACAGGATCGAACGGCTGACCGGCAGCTTGTATGGGCTTGATAGCATACTTATCAAATAGAGCGTGCATTTGCTGTACAATCATGCTTACGCCTTCGGACATGGTATCGAAATTTTTTGTCTTGTCTGCGGCGCCAACGGCTCTCTCGAAGTTATCCATAATTGGGAGTAATTGAAGGACAAATTCCTCGATACCTCGCTGTTTGTCTTCCAGTTGCTCCTGCCGAATGCGTTTGCGGAAGTTATCGAATTCAGCGCGCAGTCGCAGGAACGAATCATCCGCCTCATTTAGCCGCAGGATTGCCGCATTAAGCTGATCCTGCAGAAGAATAAATTGTCCTTCTTCGGTAGGTTGGTTCTCGCCCTCAACAGTGGGTATTTCCACGTTAAAAGGGATATTTTTCGTCTCTTCTTTTTGATCTTTATCGTTTCGGTTATGTCGCATTCAATCGCCTCCGCCGTTCCAAGTCGGATTTCCAAATAAATCGTAGATGCACTCGCCTGGGTAGGCGATGCTTACTCGAAATGGTACATTTAACTTTCGACACATTTCGAGTACGCGCTGCCGGATGGTTGTGTTATCATATCGTCGCGAAATATGAAATAGTCCAAGCTGGTGAACTTTTGCTTCCTTGGCAAGAGTTAGTACCTCACCCAGTACCGAATGTCCATGTGCCCGAGCATTGTACTCTTCGCCATCCTCTTCATCTAAAAATGTGCATTCATGCAGAAGATAATCGCAGCCCTTGTATACTGAAGGGTCCATCGGCGCGGTATCACCTGTGTAGGCAAAGATTAGCTTATCCTGCGGCGCTACAAGCGCTTCCTTACCTTTGTCTACTCTGATCTTGTCCAATTCTTGTTGAGAAAACCCTTCGTATTCAGGTCTAAGCTTATCCACACGTCTTATCATCTGATAGCCGATGCTCTTA
This portion of the bacterium genome encodes:
- a CDS encoding MBL fold metallo-hydrolase is translated as MHNRPYITLFSTPLVSTWVFDETRRILFDAGDGAAAMLDQRLAKVQMVALTHSHRDHIGGLLQLLNLRGGMGELNVLYPRGNGAIRAYTQFLSGFDRYTTGTANIVEFEDGQEWALPDERLILRSFRNEHIDDNTTEQIKSIGYQMIRRVDKLRPEYEGFSQQELDKIRVDKGKEALVAPQDKLIFAYTGDTAPMDPSVYKGCDYLLHECTFLDEEDGEEYNARAHGHSVLGEVLTLAKEAKVHQLGLFHISRRYDNTTIRQRVLEMCRKLNVPFRVSIAYPGECIYDLFGNPTWNGGGD
- the grpE gene encoding nucleotide exchange factor GrpE, with amino-acid sequence MRHNRNDKDQKEETKNIPFNVEIPTVEGENQPTEEGQFILLQDQLNAAILRLNEADDSFLRLRAEFDNFRKRIRQEQLEDKQRGIEEFVLQLLPIMDNFERAVGAADKTKNFDTMSEGVSMIVQQMHALFDKYAIKPIQAAGQPFDPVFHDAIMRVDNPDLPDNTVVNEAEKGYTMRGRVIRPSRVMVAKRPQDGE